The genomic segment TATGCTTTGTCAGGCTCTGCCCAGTATTTAAGctcactaataaacacattacctccaaaaatgttttaatgcagcagAGACTGTGTAAATTCTCTTAACGTTTATAAAGCTAAGCCTCATTCAATaacttttccaaatcatttaTCTCTATACTGCTGCCAGAGCCgttcaatgagtctgtgtcacaggtgCTTCAGCAGCTCCTCTCCACAATATGATCTGTTTTGGAACATATTTTTAAGTTACACAAATATACCTCAACTCTAAATTGGAGTCCGTTATATTACATTGACAACTAAATCAATGACATTGATCCGTCAGGCTCCATCAAAGATAGATTCAAGAACGTCAGGATCTCTAAAACCTTCTCCTGAGACTTAGTAACTCCCTCAATGACCTTTACCATTTCCTCAAGAATCTCTACAACGTCCCCCAGAACATCTGCATTCTCTAGAAGATTTAATTATTAACCCCACTTAAGGACCTTACAGCCTCTTCAAGCCCCTCATTAACCTCCTCAAGCAGCCCGTGCCGACCTCCCAAGACTGTACACAACGCATATTATTTTCAACTGCACAGTATCAGTGAATTATCCCTTATATACATTTTGATGCACATTCAAAATTACACATgctattatttactttaaaaagaaattcaaatttatcGAGTAGACAGAAACGTAATGTTGATACTATTTGTCgttaaagcagcagaaacacaattgaTATTAACCatgacttaattttttttttttttttttttttttacttcaaatatTTGCCTAAAAGTTGTTTCTgtacattaaaaccaccaatagatcatttatttgtcttttaaaaacattacctCCGGGCggtaaaatagaaatagaaaaatagtaaaataaaaatcataaatgtgGTATAGTAGgactttttaaatactttttaaagcaaaaaaaaaacatgatttctaAAATTAAGtcaatttcttttcttcagaAATCGGcctctgcaaaacaaacaaacaaataaattttcCTTTgtcaacaaatgttttttacagtgtagaaaaagcaaaagaaacagGTCTGTCAGAATATTAGTGTACAGGTATATCACACTGTTATAATATCATCAATTATGTCTattctgctgctgaaaacatCAGTCAACAGTCTGGTACATCTTCATGTAAAATTCCACCTGTCCTTGCTGGCAGCACTGACATTAAACATTTCCTTCAGTTGTGATTGGTAGAAAGATCTGGAGAAAGTGACATAAGCCAAAACAGCTGAACATCTTTGTAAACTGATGGTTATTTATCTGATATTTTACACAATTAGATTAtagtaaaatcaaattaaaagatTAAAGTCAGAAGGGTGCAAAACCAACTGCAGCACAGGTCAGTTGGAGTGAGACAGTCATTTGAAACATGTAGGTAAATGTGTCCCATTGAAAACACTGACTTCCGTCAATTGTAACAAGAAAATTCAGATTGTAGTCCTTAATCTCAAATtcatataattttattaattgtgtTTTCCACACAGATTTACATCACCGATGTCACTAAAATGATTTGATGATATATTTCAATAGCAGTCATCTTCACTGTGATTCAGTGTTttcacataaattaaaaatatcaacCATGTATCAAATATCAAAATTATTTCCTCAGTCTTCAGTAGAGTCACTGAGATGTAAtgacgtgtaaaaaaaaaaacctggctTTCCCcagtcaaataaatgtgttgtgtctgtgtgcacacacacttgttggATGTCTTGACTTTGCTGCTCGACGGTCTCTAACTGAAATCCATcaccatctgtttttttaaaaaactcacTGTCAAAATTCCAATCCGGCAAAGTTTGAACTTGGCTGAGGGAATCACCTTTTCGcctgtctcctctcttcacTCAACCCTGCCTCCTCCGGCTGGATGATTGACGATGCTTTTCAAAGACTGGATAAATGAATCCTGTTAAGCATCCATCTGTCCCGGTAAGGCATTGTTGACACCGAGgtgcttgttttctgtttgctctaAACAACAGCATGAGCAAAATGCCCaaagtgtaaaagtgtaaaaggcTTCTCTGCATGTTATGTCCTGGTGTCCTGCCTCCTCAGCAGCTGGACCCCTCACTGCCAGTCCCCCTACCTCCCCCTCCAGACTTGGAGGTGGCAGCTGAGCCGACTGCGATCTGGCAGCCATTGGTGACGTGACTCATGACTTTCTGTTTGAGCTGAGCGACCTGCTCCCTCAGCATGGTGGCGGTGGAAGCTAGGTCTGAGTTTTGGCTTTTCAGAACCTTCACCTTCTCCTCCAGCCGCGAGATCCGCTCCAACTTCCGCTTGCGACACTTGGATGCAGCAATGCGATTGCGGAGCTTTTTGCGTTCTGCTTTGATTCTCTCTTGTGTCTCTAGGTCGATTGGAGAGAGTGAAGGTGGAGACATGGGATCACCTGGTGGGTGCGGCACCTCAGGGACTGTCTGAGGAGCGTCCAGGCCTCGGATGTGCCCCTGAGGTGCTCCACTGCTGCCGTGTGCAGAACCTCCACCGTAAGCTATCTGGGCCCCGGAATATGGCATCTGGCCCGGGTTGTAGCTGCTGAGGTTGGTGTATACAGGCATGTCTCCACTGGACATCAGGTTTCTCTGGTAAGATGTCTGCTGGGAGACAGTGGAGGATGAGGTCGGGGACATGGGGCCCCCTGCCACCAACTGATTCTGTTTGTGAAGATCTGCAAGTGCTTTGACAAAGCCGTCAGCAAATCCTTCTTGTTCATTTGTTGCCTGGCTGCGGTAGATGAAGGGGTTGCTGGAGTTGGATACTGGGCTGGTGGTGACCAATCCCTGGTTGGACTGGATGATCAGGTGCTCCAGGTCGGGGGATGCGAGTTTCAGCAGGTTCATGTCCGCTGAGGACGCAGCAGATGCCATCATGGAGCTGTTACCAGGGAGCCCCAGGCTGTTGGGGTTCCCAGCCCTCCCTCCTGCGGCACCGACACCACCGGAGAAGTGATGACTGCCCACCACTGACATGGCCTTCTTACTCAGTAGCATCTTGTTTCCAGGGTAGCGTTCATATTCGGCAATGGGGCTGTAGCCAGGGACAGCGGGGGAATCGTCGTGGTAGAAAGGAGTCTCCATCTTGGCCATTACTGACAAAGAAGCATCTGAGAAGGAATCTTCATAATCAGATTAACCTGAATATCAGAGGAGATTGAAATGTTCCACTGGCGTCTGCAGCTTGAGGATGAAGAAGGATGATTaccaaaacaaagagaagaagaagatgattccctgcaggaaaaacaacaaacatttgtgtgaGAGGTAGACGAGGACCAATAAGACATAAAGATTACTGAGGTGTAAACTGTCAGCTAACACTACACATCCTGCTGCTATacagaatatgtgtgtgtacatgtgtgttatTCAGTCTATGTCAGAGTAGACACCAACCTTCAGCTCTGATTATACAATAAAATCCTGTTCTGTACTGCTGTTAATTCCACCGTGTAATTCAGAAACATGATATTAAACTAAGGTGATGAATAATTAAAGGTCTAAGTTGTTCTGGAATTCTTGTTGTTTTAGATcttgttattttcttcttttagctTTTACCAGTTGATAATGGCTAAGTTTGAGGTTCatgtattattaatgttttctaGTCTAAGAAAACTTTCACAAATTCAGTTATTGAAAAATCTGAGATTCCTTCGACCACGTCCAACATTTGCATCACGTTTGTGTGGCAGAAATTATTATCCAAAGCAACAAGTTTGCTTAAACATATGTTGACTGTAGACAATACTGGGAACTGTGAATAGTGCAAAAACAGGGGGAAAGAATGTGTTTCAGACATACACTACCCCCCAAAAGTCCTGGAACCTCAAGACTAACTCCGAACCTTTTTGGTGTAATACCAAAAGATAGATACATCAGGAGTTTGGCTTCAATTTTCTGGTCTTTACATAAAGAGACATAAAATGTTCCCAaagcttgtccctttaggggtcaccacagcgggacatgttctgcacgttgatttggcatgtgtatttatgccggatgcccttcctgccccaaccctcccattttgtccgggcttgggaccggcaccaaggcgGCCCTTGGTGGGgtcacctggtggggtgggattggaacctgtggccttctgcatctcaacccagtgcaaaaaacaaacacaaccaaatatatataaagttaTCATAGATAGATGGATTTAAAAACTAGGCACGAAATGAACACACAGAGATACCATAAACAGTTGAAAAGTGTTGAAACAGATGTGTCCGTCAGTCTATCGACGCCGCTCTTTGCCCATTTTCCCATAATTTGTTCATGTCTACAGGTGTAACAAATCATATTGTTTATGACCatctcttttaaaatgtaggtGATAGCAACCATAGAGCAACGTGTTGCCTGTgcacagcagcaacaaacaTGCTGAAAGTGATACTGCAGCTGGCCCCACTGTGCAGGATATGGTTCTAAAAAGAGAGCAACttctaaaatgtaattacaataaAGCTTAACAACTTTTTACCATGTACCTTAATGCAACGCTGTCCACACTAGCTGTGAAGAAATGTCTTTTCTATAGTGATTCCGAGACAAGTGGCTCATTTTTGTGCTTCAGCAGACAGTGTTTGATTGCTGCCATAGCAGAGAGGCACTAACACAAAAAGGTCATTTTGGTCTAAAAAGGATGGCCGCTCGAATTATCCATCTCTGACTGGTGCAATCTCAGGTTAAAATATAGAATTTGTCTTCCATTACTGACAGAAACAATTACAGCATCCAAAAAGTATTTGGGCATGTGACTAATGTGACGTGGAAAAAAAGCTAAGTTTTGGAGTTAAATCAGCTTAAGATACATCAAAGAACAAAGGCCACACACTGTGTCATTTAGGAGCAAAAGTGACCATTAGATGAGATGTGTGAGGATTTGACTCAGCGCAGGTTCATCGTCATCTCCAACATAATTCATTAGTGCAGCAgcgcagggaaaaaaaaaaacaagaggttAAGACAAATGGCTCAGCACTTACATTTACGAGGAAAGTTGACGTCTGATCATGAAGCATCAACTGGAGAACATCTGTATCAGCAATGGGTGAGTTATAGCCACAGTGCTGGTTCTAACCCTGAGACAGCACCATGTAACACAATAAACTTCCCCGTGAAAAGACCACATTACTCCACCACTACCACTAAATACAGTTTCCAAATGACTTCAAACATGGCAGCATTCCTTGTTACTTACTGAGTAAATACCGTGAGCTCAGTCAATCAATAGAAATCAATATTCTCTGGTACTTGCACTTTagttttgctgctttatactctgtgtaaaagaaaatactggAGCTATGTTAGTAAaatatgattcatttttaaaacttcaaaacAGAATCTTTTTCACCTCCTACAATATTAAAATTCTTCTCATATGTGCTGCCGTATTAATAAGGCAGCATTATGAAACTGGTGCCAGTGGGCGCTGATTGATCATATCATTACTAAACTGCAACACTTTGAGATTTCTCATCTTCTCATCGCTCAGGACTTCGACTATCACACGGTAAATCCGCTCCCAACCTGCTGAAGTCTCCGGTCCAGCCGCCACAACAACTTCCCACCGCAGCGCTGCTGGATGTGCTGAATTAACGCAGTGATCCTCTGTAACTAACGACGGAACCATCAGAGATCCACACGATGAGCAGATGTTCACATGGacataaataatgtttaatgaaGGTTCATactcacagagagaaacagccGCTGAACGCTCCGTGGACAGAGTGAGTCAGActgaactctctctctctctctctctctctctctctctctctctctctctctctctctctctctctctctctctctgacacacacacacacacacacacacacacacacacacacatatacacacctcTCTGTCTATCATAAAGTGACTCACTCTCACATTTTGGGTTCGTTagcttttttcacatttctaacGTATAACGAAacgtattttattttattcctctCTGTTGAAATGTCAATTCAGGCAATTTAAAGTACAACATGGTTAATTAGGGACTGTACACAAATTACTTTTGGGAAGGTGCTAGACCATGGCCATGTCCAGCTTTGTGCAAATGTCATGCTACAAACTATTAAAACTGATCTGGTGGtggttgttgctgtttgtttgtttgtttgtttgtttgtttgtttgtttgtttgtttgtttgtttttgctcatttttaattttatgccaACAACATATTTCACAAAACGTCAGTAAGGAggcaacaaaagacaacaaaagtTGAGTAATGGtgaaacaacttaaaaaaatgttggaacagTTCTCCGCTTAAATAAAAGGTTAATCTCATGATTGAGTATAAAATCCATCCTAAAGTGGCTGAATAATCTTCAGGTTCAGCACAAAAT from the Channa argus isolate prfri chromosome 18, Channa argus male v1.0, whole genome shotgun sequence genome contains:
- the june gene encoding junE proto-oncogene, AP-1 transcription factor subunit, coding for MAKMETPFYHDDSPAVPGYSPIAEYERYPGNKMLLSKKAMSVVGSHHFSGGVGAAGGRAGNPNSLGLPGNSSMMASAASSADMNLLKLASPDLEHLIIQSNQGLVTTSPVSNSSNPFIYRSQATNEQEGFADGFVKALADLHKQNQLVAGGPMSPTSSSTVSQQTSYQRNLMSSGDMPVYTNLSSYNPGQMPYSGAQIAYGGGSAHGSSGAPQGHIRGLDAPQTVPEVPHPPGDPMSPPSLSPIDLETQERIKAERKKLRNRIAASKCRKRKLERISRLEEKVKVLKSQNSDLASTATMLREQVAQLKQKVMSHVTNGCQIAVGSAATSKSGGGGRGTGSEGSSC